ATATTTCTTAATCCATAAAAGAATCGATAAAGCTAGAAGAACAACTTAGCTAGAATGGCATACCATGAAAACAATGACTATAGAAGATTAGCAACAAAATTTTATAGCTCCTGCTAGGGTGCTATGTGTATCCAACTTCTAGATCCCACCCACTTAATGCAAATTCCCCAAAAGGAAGATGAAGTTTCATAAAAGGATCAAGAGCAGAAATTATACTTGAATGAAATGTAAACTACGTATAAAACCCCAGAAGCAATTAAAGAAAAAGCTAGTTGCTTTTGTTCATCTACATGTAAAAAGTTTACTGAACAATCGCACGTTAAGCAAAGCATGTGTTTAATCAAATGCTGAAATGCAAGAATTATTCTAGATCACACGAAGATAAGCATAACTAACAATGAGAAGAAACCTAAATCCTCACCGTTGGTTGGACTGGAAGAGGATCAAGATCCACGGAGCGTATGGACATCTTAGCGATCTCACTAACTGCATCCTCTCTAACCCCAGGCACATCACTGGTCAACTCCTCGTAGGCAGCCTCAAATGCCTCTTGCCAAAACCTAGGTAATCTAATCCGACGGCTGTTAGTGTACACATCCCACATGTGCTTCACCACCTTCTCTCTCTCCTCCATTTCCTAACCGAAAAtgaaacaagaaaaagaaaataattgaGTAGCGAGAAGTGAGAACAGAACTTCAGGCAAAAGCagaattagaaaaagaaaaaaaaagaagagaaaatttgTGGGGAACATACGAGAACGTCTAGATCGTCGTGAATATGGCTATCAAAATCATCTGAAAAACGGTTGAGGTTACCGGCTGACCACCGCAGAGTAACGGTGCCGGTGAACATCGACCAGAATGCCAATAACAAAATCGCCGCTAAAGCCCAGAACTTGTAACGACCTTTACCAAATAAACTCGAATCTGAGCTTTCCTTCTTCACATTCGCTAACGCCGTTGTTGTCGTTGCAGTTGTCGTCGGCAGAGTATCGTCattcttcatttctttttttcttcttgcgTTCTTTGTTTAGTAGAAATGGTGTGGACTTGGATTTGGAAGGAAACCGACAAAGGGAACTGATCTTTGATTTGCCGTTTTAATTTTGATCCATTTGCCGTTTTGAGAGAAAAGGACTGAATTAGTAATTGTATGTAAATGTCATTCTATGCGGGCCACCACACTTGATTAATTTGTGGACGATATTGACCGTTGATGTGAATCTGATAATAGATTTGACCGTTTTGCCAGTGTTCTTGtcaatttcattttcatataACCCACCGACTCCACACGGCGCCGTCTCTCACTTTGAGATCGCATTTCATTTTAAGGACAAATTCTGCTACTAGTCCTTATACTATGAGTAAGTTGCAGATCTAATCCTTATACTCTTCTTAATCTTTGTCTTTCTTGAATATTGAAATTGATATTTCAATCCTAATCCAATTGGTAACAGCTAGGTTAGATTCTGCTATTAGTTACTTACTATGCTAAAATTGtgaatttagtctctaattttcaatttaatcatttttaattttatacttttcaaattttgaaattttcattttaacTTAAATAGTACCcgttaaattcattaattaaaatgatattatgcatataataatatatttactgcattaaattttaaaaataacataaattaatttaataaatttaaagtttagttaaaattgaaaatttaaaatttacgaaATTATTTGTAAGAATTTGAGTTAGCGGGAGGTAAAAAAAAGATTGGAGGTTTAGAATTAACTTTTTTAGtacaaatattaattttaaatcatgttgaacaattaaacttttatttttcattaacgaaataaaataaaataaaataaaacaacaatAATGTTCTAAGAGGCAATTAAGGGAGAAATCTATCCCAACCCAACAGACTAATGCTAGAGACATTGAAATTATTAGTGGCAAAATACAAAACCAAAATAGCttaaagaaaagaaggaaaatcATTCCAACCTAGAACGAAATGCTGATGATAGTGAGCTGCTCTATTAGCACGGAAGGATATTAGTTGAAATTGAGATTTCAAACGTAAATAGTCGTGAACAATGGTGCCAAACTAGGAGATGTCTTGCTTCAGTTTAGTACTAGCATGGACAGCCTCCTGGCAATCGATTCATGCAGCGAAGACAAAGCCTCTCTTATCGACATGATTTTAATAAGTTTCTGTTCCATCCCGACCCCCAACGATCCAGACAAGCCTTTGACAAAATGGCCAGAGGGGTCACAAACAAGAATCCCAAAGCCCCATCCACATTGCATTTCATCCAACCTTCCGGTGGTCTTTCCCAGCCATTTGAAGTACCTGCAGCTGTTTGAAACTTTCCCAAGCATCGTTCCAATCCTGCAAATAACCATCAGAAAAAGAACAATTCGATTAGGAGACTCGTCAACAGATTTCCAGCAAAGAAGGTTTCAATGGAACCATAAACTCCAAGCTATAAGCAAAACCCGATTCTGATGTGCAAGACCAGCATTTGAAATATAATACACAAGAAGTTCATGCACCGATTGGAAATTTGTGCTAATACCAACACACTGCCAAGCATCGGCAGCCTGAGAGCAATGCAACAAGATTGTTACGGTGAATTGATTTCATTTCTGTAAAATTCCCTTACCAGAATGTTAAGGGGCTGGAATTCATTGGAAAGAAAGAAGGGCTGCAACTTCCATCTGGTTTTGCGGCCAGCATTGCTGAAAAGTCAAACTGGAATTTGAAGATGGAGAGAGAGGGACGGTGAGTGGAGGGGGAGAGAGAGGGGGCGGTGGACGGGGAAGGGAAAggtcatttatttttattttatttaattatattttaataagacGATGACTTAGTGAAATTTTATTGTTGACATTTTTTTTTACTGAGGGCACTAACAGCAGGTATCAATTTCTATATCGGAATTAAAGTTTagtatcataaaaaaataatttaggtACTTAACTCAAATAAATCTAATAGTTTAGGTAGCTATTATTAATTAAACCTTTTCATTTAAAAGATATTATGCAAATACTACTTTTTTCCCATATATATAAGCTTAAAGGAGTGGATCGATCAATATGCCAGCATGTAAAGTTATCTCTTTTTGAATATTTAAAGTATTACACAAAAGTGAAAAAGAAAGCAGAAAAATCAAATAGGAATACGAACCTTTTAGCATTGAGCATCTTGTAAAGCAAATGGCCAGTAATAAGTGTTTTTAATTatacaaatatttttaattaaaataaattatattatttgaggataatttaatttttatttaaataaataaataaaaattagtatATGATAAAATTTGAGTCCAAACcaattatatttgtaaaatttttaatttaacactcaactaaaattttaatttgatatttttatatatttcaatttttattatacACATTTTATTACCTTcatcaattttatatatattaatatatttgattaaattagTATTACAAGTTAACTCGATACCAActcaaaattgataaaaatactgtaataaataattttaatctattttttattttaatatagtacaTATTTCATgcgttattattaattagtttcaaaatatacatttcattatttactatatattatttttaaactcaCATTTATATTCTAAATTTGTGATTTccacatacatacacatattataatatttctaatatataatatattttaactagAATATATATCcgtttattatatttatattgaaattttatttagATAGCATGAAATGTataccatatttttattttttattttatttttgtaacaATATCAATAACCTTACCAGCTAATATATCACTAGCGTTTGTTATTTTGTAAGCTCAAATTCTGCTATTGAGTTGTGGATTTAGTACATGTATTTTaacttagttaattttagtttttatatttttagaatttagaaattttagttttaatcaaatAATAACTACTAAATTCATaaagttaaattatattatttttaaaatttgatgtgtCAAACGTATTAGCACGTATAATGCtatggttgtttattatttggTTATATTTTGCtactagtccctatacttttcgaattagtcaattttagtccttatacttttaaattttaaaatattaatcttTTTCCAGATAGTAACAGTTAAATCTGTttggttaaatttaattattagtcATGTACTATGTGTACAATTGTAGTTTTAGTCTATATTCTTCGATTGGACCATtctaagtccctatactttttgaATTTAGAAATTTTAGTTTTGACGCAAATGACAGTGGTTAACCCATTAATTAGATTTTTAGTTAGTAATATGTGGAAATAATAAGTGGACATGgcattacacatatgataatatatttggCACATCAGAATTTGGAAATAATAGAACTTTTtgtaatgaatttaacaattattgtTTGGTGATGattggaattttaaaatttagaaagtacaaggactaaatgaccaaataaaagtataaggattaaatccacaacttttgcaaagtatagggactaatagAAGAAATTAACTTTGcaattttcacatattactcacaAAAAATCAGTTAATAGATTTAACGCCTTTCGTTTTCATTaagactaaaattttgaaattcaaaaaatatagtcACTAAGAGTAGTCCAATTGGTGAACATGGACTTAATATATAACTTTACGCATAATACAAGACTAATGAAATAATTTAACTAAACAAATTTAGCAGTTATTATTGGGTcaagctaaaatttcaaa
This is a stretch of genomic DNA from Gossypium arboreum isolate Shixiya-1 chromosome 11, ASM2569848v2, whole genome shotgun sequence. It encodes these proteins:
- the LOC108470946 gene encoding uncharacterized protein LOC108470946 isoform X3, coding for MKNDDTLPTTTATTTTALANVKKESSDSSLFGKGRYKFWALAAILLLAFWSMFTGTVTLRWSAGNLNRFSDDFDSHIHDDLDVLEMEEREKVVKHMWDVYTNSRRIRLPRFWQEAFEAAYEELTSDVPGVREDAVSEIAKMSIRSVDLDPLPVQPTSLRSN
- the LOC108470946 gene encoding uncharacterized protein LOC108470946 isoform X2, whose product is MKNDDTLPTTTATTTTALANVKKESSDSSLFGKGRYKFWALAAILLLAFWSMFTGTVTLRWSAGNLNRFSDDFDSHIHDDLDVLEMEEREKVVKHMWDVYTNSRRIRLPRFWQEAFEAAYEELTSDVPGVREDAVSEIAKMSIRSVDLDPLPVQPTGVKRAEKGRLKLISSGNSE
- the LOC108470946 gene encoding uncharacterized protein LOC108470946 isoform X1, with the protein product MKNDDTLPTTTATTTTALANVKKESSDSSLFGKGRYKFWALAAILLLAFWSMFTGTVTLRWSAGNLNRFSDDFDSHIHDDLDVLEMEEREKVVKHMWDVYTNSRRIRLPRFWQEAFEAAYEELTSDVPGVREDAVSEIAKMSIRSVDLDPLPVQPTKGVKRAEKGRLKLISSGNSE
- the LOC108473203 gene encoding uncharacterized protein LOC108473203 translates to MLAAKPDGSCSPSFFPMNSSPLTFWIGTMLGKVSNSCRYFKWLGKTTGRLDEMQCGWGFGILVCDPSGHFVKGLSGSLGVGMEQKLIKIMSIREALSSLHESIARRLSMLVLN